A portion of the Eubacterium maltosivorans genome contains these proteins:
- a CDS encoding GtrA family protein has protein sequence MEKIKAFLKSDRFAEIFRFGITGGVSFLVDYGILFALTEFFGVNYLVSSGISFTVSVIVNYFMCILWVFKRVKQNDTKSVVLFVGSSVVGLFINQVLMWFFVEKIHIYYMVAKIIATIIVMIWNYVAKRKAVVG, from the coding sequence TTGGAAAAAATTAAAGCATTTTTAAAAAGTGACCGGTTTGCCGAAATTTTTCGTTTCGGCATTACCGGCGGTGTAAGTTTTTTAGTCGATTATGGTATTTTATTTGCATTAACAGAATTCTTTGGTGTGAACTATCTGGTTTCTTCCGGTATCAGCTTCACTGTCTCTGTTATTGTAAATTATTTTATGTGTATTCTCTGGGTGTTTAAACGCGTTAAGCAAAACGACACCAAATCCGTTGTACTGTTCGTCGGATCCAGTGTCGTTGGCCTATTCATCAATCAAGTTTTAATGTGGTTCTTTGTTGAAAAGATTCATATTTATTATATGGTGGCAAAAATTATTGCTACGATTATTGTTATGATTTGGAATTATGTGGCTAAGCGAAAAGCAGTAGTTGGTTAA